The window GCCTGCATGAAGTCATCCCTCAGATCCATAAGACTCCTTTGCATCTCAGCCACCAGATGCTCAGGGATGGCCCAACCACCAAGGAAGCGGACACCAACGCTATCAAGGAGAGCAACAGCCCTGCCCTTCAAGGTTGAAAATATCCTCAGCTCAGCAGGGTCACAGATCCGCTTGCTGCCAAGGGATGCGATTTTCTCAGGGGGAAGATCGACAGCTTTAAAATCAGATGGGGTCAGTTTTCTTCTGGCAGTCCAGATATTCACATCCAGCCGTACCGCCACAATCTCATTGAGAATCTGCATATCTGTATGAATAGTCATGGTAATTTCCTTTCGTTTCCGATCTTTTAAATACAAAAGGGGGAACCTCCTTAAAGGCTCCCCCCTCATCTGTCATTAGTCAGCTCAGCTTTTACCTTCAGTCTCCATCCCCCGGTTCTGCCATGGTATGGGGGAACATCCTCTGCACCAGCTCATGGAGCATAGCCCTCGTTTCATAACCAGCTCTGAATCCCAAGGCCCTGTCCAAGGCATAGGCCACAGGCTGTATGCCCTGATAGGCAAGGGGTTGGAACCGTACCGTCAAATCAGCCCAGCGCAGAAGCGTCCTTGTGGAAAATGTGACCTCTATGCCCTTGCCGAACTGATTGCCATCGGTGAACATACGCCGTACTTCCCCTGCAAAGTCCACCATGCTGTTGCGGATGGATTCAGGGAGATTACCTGCTGCCCGTGCCAGCAGTCCCTTTTCTGCATTTTTATCAGGGTACCCGATTTCACACAGCCAGAACCTGTCCATGAAGGCAAGGTTTTGTCTCACAGTTCCCTGATAAAGCCCTGACTCATCGGATGCTCCATTGGTATTGGCTGTAGCTGCAAGCCTGAACATGGGATGGGGTTCTATAATCTCTCCACCATTTTCAGGAATACACAAAGGCGCACCGTCCAGTATCCCATTCAACCCGGACAGAGTTGCAGGATCAAGCAGGTCTATTTCATTCAGCAGGAACAAACCGCCATAGCGCATGGCAAGGCTCAAAGGCCCGTACTGATAAACCATCATACCGTCCTGCAAGCTCAAGTGACCCACCAGATCATTGAACTCCAGGCGACCATGGCCAGTTACATCAAAGACAGGATAATTGAGCCTCGCTGCCGTCTGCCGGATCAGGCTTGTCTTGCCGCTACCGCATGGCCCGAACACATAMAGGGCATCAGACGGCTCCATRAACCAGACCACCACTTCCCGCATGGTATCGTGGAACATATAGTCAGGATTTATTTCCGGAGTATTTCTGCATGGGAACTCAAATCCCTTGATCTTCCTGCCGGATGCTCTGCCGCTAAAAACCAGTCCTGCATCCATATCTATGACATTGAGTGTAGAAAGTTCTGTATTCATGCGGCTTTCTCCTTCTTATTACGGTTGATGYAAAGTCTCTCGTGGGGATCGGATGTTTTGCTTGCCCTCTGCAACAGCTCACGGGCTTCACCTTCGGACATGATGGCTGTCAGYTCTGCTTCCAGTGCCGATTTATCCAGASWGCTTCTGCCGTTSACTATGGCCACCCTGAACCTGAAATCTCCGGTATCCAGCCARYTGCCSTCCGGGTTCATCAAGTAATACTGTCTGCGGATACGATTCTCCTGATCACGGATCTCCTTATCCAGGGCTGTTTTCTTGTTTTTGAGATCTTCCAGCAGGGTAAACTGCTCGTTGCAGGCGGGATCATGGACRGRCTGCATGACAAACTTAGGGCATCCCACAGCATGGTTGCACCAGTCACACARGGGATGAAAACCCTTACAATGMTCCACATCGTTAAGACGGATCAGRCCACTTTGATATGTATGCATCCTCTCCCAGATACGRCGGGCTACCTTTTCACATATCCCCCACAGCAGATAATCCGGRCGGTAGGGGCCAAAGGGTTTTACGCCACTCATATTCARACAGAGAACCCAGCCCTGTATATCCACGCTATCGGAAGTATCGGGCATTCTCACCCCCAGCTCCTTCAGGACTATCTCAGGGAAGGTCAGGTTCTTATGGTTTTTGGTACTGAAGCAGGGTTGATCCCAATATGCGGATACAATGCCAAGCTGACCGTAGAGCTGGGTTTCATGGGAAGCGTACAGGCTGGCGGGTATATGCTCCGTGCTTTTCACCTCAAGGATTCTTACCGCTGGTTTCTCACCTCCCCAGGCAAGGGTAAAATCCAGATGGGCTTTCACCGGCATACCGTCATTGATGATAGCCACCTCCAGTTGATGGATGGGATTTGAACCGTTGGACTGCAGAACTTCTCCCATGCCGGATTCAAACCAGTGACCCCGCTGAAACACCAGCTCCCTTTGCAGGGTTGCAAGTATCCTCTCCGTATCTTCCTCGGCATACCACCGGGCGACTTCTTCAGGACGGGATGCTTTTTGAAACTTATCCGCCACAGCAGCACGAAGACACTCCATGCCCCTGCCAATATCCGACATACCGATATAAGAAGACCTGTCTCCAAGATCTTTTTTCATGTTCTGACTCCGGGCAAGAAGACCCTTGGTAATCTGAGCCAAAAGACCCATGGACTCTTTTGTGTGATGGATGGTCATGACTGTACCTCCTTTAAACGCAACAAGGCCCACCGGCTAATACCGGCAGGCCCTGTGTTTGGTGATGATTGGTGATCAGACGGGATGGGATGTTCAGGCTGCGGATTGCTGGCTGTGCTTCCACCAGAATTTACGTTCTGCATTCCAGCGGAACCCTGCTTCTTTGAGTATTTCCTTTTTGGGCATAGTGTCTCCCGTGGCGGTGATGTAGGCTCTTCCATCCTCGGCATGAACCGTGTTGTAGAAGATGCCATCAAGCTTAGGCAGGGTATCCATACTGGAGGGCTGATTTTRGGGATTCTGAGGRGTAGAAGGTGCCTGATTTRCCGGGGGAAATGGATCGTTTTGAGGCTTTGGTGACTGTGGGAAGTTATTTTGTTTTTGTGGATTTTTGTTGTTTCTGATGCAGGCCCCTTCAGCATCATCATCGTTTTCTGTAATAATMCCAACCATGGAAGAYAAGGCATAGCGTCTGGCATAGGTGATGGCGGAACCGTATCCTTGGGGATCGTTTTTAGACAAAGGCATCATGAGCAGGGAAGACTGCCACTGGCCTGATTCTGCGTGCATAAGCTTGGTAACAAGACCCAGATGCCCGGTTTCTACAGGAACAGGATACTGCGTCA of the Desulfobotulus mexicanus genome contains:
- a CDS encoding AAA family ATPase, with product MNTELSTLNVIDMDAGLVFSGRASGRKIKGFEFPCRNTPEINPDYMFHDTMREVVVWFMEPSDALYVFGPCGSGKTSLIRQTAARLNYPVFDVTGHGRLEFNDLVGHLSLQDGMMVYQYGPLSLAMRYGGLFLLNEIDLLDPATLSGLNGILDGAPLCIPENGGEIIEPHPMFRLAATANTNGASDESGLYQGTVRQNLAFMDRFWLCEIGYPDKNAEKGLLARAAGNLPESIRNSMVDFAGEVRRMFTDGNQFGKGIEVTFSTRTLLRWADLTVRFQPLAYQGIQPVAYALDRALGFRAGYETRAMLHELVQRMFPHTMAEPGDGD
- a CDS encoding ERF family protein, translating into MVIEQYSSADVKELAKAMLRVQQELRPVQKDRKNTYTNSMYATLSSVMEACSSILIKNGVWVTQYPVPVETGHLGLVTKLMHAESGQWQSSLLMMPLSKNDPQGYGSAITYARRYALSSMVGIITENDDDAEGACIRNNKNPQKQNNFPQSPKPQNDPFPPXNQAPSTPQNPXNQPSSMDTLPKLDGIFYNTVHAEDGRAYITATGDTMPKKEILKEAGFRWNAERKFWWKHSQQSAA